The Nitrosospira lacus genome window below encodes:
- a CDS encoding serine/threonine protein kinase, translating to MNLPQPPDDDRTVMTPSTPGTVDEQAGQELGVDNALPIGTALGEFKITGLIGAGGFGIVYLAYDHSLQRRVALKEYMPAGLAARKSGVTVAKSKQHVETFQAGLRSFINEARLLAQFDHPSLVKVHRFWEANGTAYMVMPFYEGSTLKETLQQRSEPPTESWLKQLLGHLLDALQIIHKENCFHRDIAPDNILILKDGRPLLLDFGAARRVISDMTQNLTVILKPGYAPIEQYAEMNSMQQGAWTDIYALAAVIYFAVTGKTPVPAVARIISDSMVPLSEAVRGQTQSRYSAAFLHGIDKALAVKPEERPQDVATFRMLLGLVETTPITSALPLGDKAVVMPGGGSAELGKANGKRSLAPYGFGGTMLLALIVAGWFMMRETPGPAPTPVTPEENRILATPAIPAGGALVDKPETDGVRGRASDSTPQAAPEAALITPGAAPGLPSKMAPDFRQGDIMSPAAPKPGIIKRERLDAESPEARVRIEKQRESPASSIEKVINASLAEGKACLSNKNFECAIAKAETVLQLEPGHAPARALLKDANIAQQRAWEASELK from the coding sequence ATGAATCTGCCACAACCGCCCGACGATGACCGTACCGTCATGACCCCGTCTACGCCGGGAACCGTAGATGAACAAGCGGGACAGGAGTTGGGCGTGGATAATGCGCTCCCCATCGGGACAGCGCTCGGCGAATTCAAGATAACCGGCCTGATTGGCGCAGGGGGGTTTGGGATCGTATACCTTGCCTACGATCACTCTCTACAGCGTCGGGTTGCTCTCAAGGAATATATGCCAGCAGGGCTGGCGGCGAGAAAAAGCGGCGTGACTGTCGCGAAATCGAAACAGCATGTGGAGACATTTCAGGCAGGTCTGCGCAGCTTTATCAATGAAGCCCGTCTACTCGCTCAATTCGATCATCCATCTCTGGTCAAGGTTCACCGTTTCTGGGAAGCCAATGGGACTGCCTACATGGTCATGCCGTTCTACGAAGGCAGCACGCTGAAGGAAACGTTGCAACAGCGCAGTGAACCGCCAACCGAATCCTGGCTCAAGCAGTTGCTCGGACATCTGCTCGATGCGTTGCAAATCATTCACAAGGAAAACTGTTTTCATCGGGATATCGCGCCCGACAATATCCTGATTCTGAAAGATGGCCGGCCATTGCTTCTCGATTTCGGAGCCGCGCGCCGAGTCATCAGCGACATGACGCAAAACCTGACAGTGATATTGAAGCCAGGCTACGCCCCCATCGAACAGTATGCCGAGATGAACTCGATGCAACAGGGAGCATGGACCGATATTTATGCGCTGGCCGCAGTCATATATTTTGCGGTCACGGGCAAGACCCCCGTACCAGCTGTGGCGCGTATCATCTCTGATTCGATGGTGCCACTTAGCGAGGCTGTACGAGGTCAAACCCAAAGCCGGTATTCCGCGGCATTCTTGCATGGCATCGATAAAGCATTGGCGGTGAAGCCGGAAGAACGTCCGCAGGATGTGGCCACATTCCGTATGTTGCTGGGCTTGGTAGAAACCACCCCGATCACATCCGCCTTACCCCTCGGAGACAAGGCAGTCGTCATGCCTGGGGGCGGTTCAGCGGAATTGGGGAAGGCGAATGGTAAGCGCTCTCTGGCGCCGTATGGTTTCGGCGGCACGATGCTCCTTGCCTTGATCGTTGCGGGCTGGTTTATGATGCGAGAGACCCCGGGTCCCGCGCCTACGCCGGTAACACCTGAGGAAAACAGGATACTTGCCACACCGGCTATTCCAGCCGGCGGTGCTCTGGTCGACAAGCCAGAGACAGATGGGGTTAGAGGACGCGCCAGCGATTCCACCCCGCAGGCCGCACCCGAGGCAGCACTCATCACCCCTGGAGCAGCACCCGGGTTGCCGTCCAAAATGGCGCCTGATTTCAGGCAGGGTGATATCATGAGCCCAGCGGCACCTAAGCCAGGCATCATAAAACGTGAACGGCTTGATGCTGAATCGCCGGAGGCACGTGTCCGGATTGAGAAACAACGTGAGTCTCCGGCAAGTTCAATCGAAAAAGTGATCAACGCCAGTCTTGCAGAGGGGAAGGCTTGCCTCAGTAACAAAAATTTCGAGTGTGCCATCGCAAAGGCGGAAACGGTACTGCAACTCGAACCCGGCCACGCACCCGCACGCGCACTCCTGAAGGACGCTAACATAGCGCAGCAAAGAGCGTGGGAGGCGTCTGAACTCAAATAG
- a CDS encoding glycine zipper domain-containing protein, whose protein sequence is MVMTLSSCASTGGPGFAEDNVGKLLGTLGGAAIGAAVGGKKNPLIGAAIGALVGYMAGYAFDSYRVSQKKDAAQVNDEYKKDHGGHLPAETIVTKYVTRTDPSGLVNRGSQLDIVSEIELVKGSDASGKKDRVDEELMISDASGKNTKKLRKQALSEANASGAYVTRFTFKPTQEIAQGTYPFKTVLYLNDEPVRESTGKIQVVIVNQQIKVAILEQEAVSYAIK, encoded by the coding sequence ATGGTCATGACCCTGTCGAGTTGCGCATCGACTGGAGGGCCGGGCTTTGCGGAGGATAATGTCGGAAAATTGCTTGGTACCTTGGGCGGGGCGGCAATTGGAGCGGCTGTGGGCGGCAAGAAAAACCCCTTGATTGGGGCAGCGATCGGAGCATTGGTTGGCTACATGGCGGGCTATGCGTTTGACAGTTACCGGGTCAGCCAAAAGAAGGATGCCGCGCAGGTGAATGATGAGTACAAGAAAGATCATGGCGGGCATCTGCCGGCCGAGACCATAGTGACAAAATATGTAACAAGAACAGACCCATCAGGCTTGGTTAACAGAGGGAGCCAGCTTGACATTGTTTCAGAGATTGAGTTGGTGAAGGGTTCGGATGCTTCCGGGAAGAAAGATCGCGTTGACGAAGAGCTAATGATCTCTGATGCGTCGGGTAAGAATACAAAGAAATTGAGGAAACAGGCTCTGAGTGAGGCAAACGCCTCGGGCGCTTATGTAACCCGATTCACTTTCAAGCCCACACAGGAGATTGCACAAGGAACATATCCTTTCAAGACCGTTCTGTACCTCAATGACGAGCCAGTCAGAGAATCCACTGGGAAGATACAGGTTGTAATAGTGAATCAGCAAATAAAAGTGGCGATTCTTGAGCAAGAAGCGGTAAGCTACGCAATTAAGTGA
- the tagH gene encoding type VI secretion system-associated FHA domain protein TagH, whose amino-acid sequence MIRIQVTSYNGASLSQPLFAEFNELGGNIGRGEGNALVLHDPTRTISRTHASVAFRSGGYVIRNLGTAIPVYVNNQPLGNGQDTAIAAGDEIRIGGYIMQVASAEKSISLRDSDGIPPKDDPLELFGGQSGINPFDDLIKPSPPYTGPQLQDSALSNAREANAQPFGEAGTRAPAPASFGIIPPDFDLSQEVPSPAPQSRPFFTQPRNLPPEDIFGGLGPVVPNKSIDELWDLGPETSSDPFAPGAPLASPLSQSNTASVDPLVALDAVSETKPAGSPIQRDDAPEWESSFHPPKAKPDSAIRAVSPAAPQAGSISSSEPGSLVLSWVSKEADQDTGKLISVIVPSPAHERRKSERRRIEQQSVSLGGAGPDKMTAPANGMPPAGEHATMRVASVNVPLASIPDAKSIADRDELLRAFLAGAGVPDLVIPAGLTPQFMNTLGQLLRESTQGTLDLLLARTLTKREVRAELTMIAPRENNPLKFSPGVEVALSHLLAPQGRGFMTPLQAMKDAHDDLRSHQFGFMAGMRAALAGVLERFSPRQLEQRLTQKTVIDSLIPINRKAKLWDLFADRYNDISHEAEEDFHALFGKEFLRAYEAQIAKFEQDDRDQKH is encoded by the coding sequence ATGATCCGTATCCAAGTCACTAGTTATAACGGCGCTTCGCTATCCCAACCACTCTTTGCCGAGTTTAATGAATTGGGCGGCAATATCGGTCGGGGAGAGGGAAATGCGTTGGTGCTGCATGATCCTACGCGGACGATTTCCAGAACTCACGCTTCAGTTGCATTTCGTAGTGGAGGTTACGTTATTCGTAACCTCGGCACTGCGATACCTGTTTACGTCAATAACCAGCCACTGGGTAATGGCCAGGATACGGCAATAGCCGCTGGCGACGAAATTCGTATCGGGGGTTACATCATGCAAGTGGCAAGCGCGGAAAAATCCATATCGCTACGTGATAGCGATGGTATTCCACCAAAGGATGATCCGCTGGAGCTGTTTGGAGGCCAGTCCGGTATCAATCCGTTCGATGATCTGATTAAACCTTCCCCTCCGTATACTGGGCCACAGCTCCAAGACAGCGCATTATCGAACGCGAGAGAGGCTAATGCACAGCCGTTTGGCGAGGCTGGCACCCGTGCGCCGGCTCCCGCGTCTTTCGGCATTATTCCCCCGGATTTTGATCTGTCTCAGGAGGTGCCATCGCCTGCGCCTCAGTCACGTCCTTTTTTCACGCAGCCACGTAATCTCCCACCGGAAGACATATTTGGCGGGCTGGGTCCAGTGGTACCAAACAAAAGTATCGACGAATTGTGGGATTTGGGTCCGGAAACGAGTTCCGACCCGTTTGCCCCCGGTGCTCCATTAGCATCTCCGCTCAGCCAATCAAACACAGCCAGCGTCGACCCGTTGGTCGCGCTCGATGCTGTATCGGAAACGAAACCTGCCGGCAGCCCCATCCAGCGTGACGATGCTCCCGAATGGGAAAGTTCGTTTCATCCACCGAAGGCAAAACCTGACTCCGCTATCCGTGCAGTATCACCGGCTGCGCCGCAGGCCGGCAGCATCTCATCATCCGAACCCGGCAGCCTAGTGCTCTCCTGGGTAAGCAAGGAGGCAGATCAGGATACGGGCAAACTCATAAGCGTGATTGTGCCATCACCGGCACATGAGCGGCGAAAAAGCGAGAGGCGGCGCATCGAACAACAGTCAGTATCGCTAGGAGGAGCGGGACCTGACAAAATGACCGCTCCCGCGAACGGCATGCCGCCAGCAGGCGAGCACGCAACCATGCGAGTCGCATCGGTTAACGTGCCGCTTGCTTCTATCCCCGATGCGAAATCGATCGCTGATCGTGACGAATTGTTGCGTGCGTTTCTCGCCGGTGCCGGTGTACCTGATCTTGTCATACCCGCAGGATTGACGCCCCAGTTCATGAATACTCTGGGGCAGTTATTGCGCGAATCGACGCAAGGTACACTGGATTTGCTGCTTGCCCGGACGCTCACCAAGCGCGAAGTGCGAGCGGAACTCACCATGATCGCGCCCAGGGAAAATAATCCTCTGAAATTCTCTCCTGGCGTGGAGGTTGCGCTGTCGCATCTGCTTGCCCCTCAGGGGCGCGGTTTTATGACGCCGCTTCAAGCAATGAAGGATGCTCATGATGATCTGCGCTCTCATCAGTTTGGTTTTATGGCAGGAATGCGAGCAGCCCTGGCTGGAGTGCTGGAACGTTTCAGTCCAAGGCAGCTGGAACAACGGCTCACACAGAAAACAGTGATTGATTCCCTGATTCCGATCAATCGGAAAGCGAAGCTTTGGGATCTGTTTGCCGATCGGTACAACGATATATCTCATGAAGCCGAGGAAGACTTTCATGCTCTGTTTGGTAAAGAGTTTCTGCGGGCGTATGAGGCGCAGATTGCCAAATTTGAACAGGATGACAGGGACCAAAAACACTAG
- a CDS encoding PP2C family protein-serine/threonine phosphatase yields the protein MQLEIVALSKAGGREVNEDACGFWSTPEACFCVLSDGLGGHYGGDVASKVAVQHILDWFRKTPECSARAVRASLEAGNSAIMLEQQRDTRLKQMRATAVVLSIDTRRDTAIWGHTGDSRLYCFRQGRIIEQTSDHSVLQSMVDAGYLQPKELRISPNRSKLLAALGNEQQFELNIRSAEFPLLHGDIFLLCTDGLWEYVEEEDMERTLGASASAAEWLRALESQVLARGHERQDNYSAIVVWCSDPDETMRLDSIKNTETILSDETPL from the coding sequence ATGCAGCTTGAAATCGTAGCGCTTTCGAAAGCCGGGGGGCGCGAAGTCAATGAAGATGCATGCGGTTTCTGGTCAACTCCGGAAGCCTGTTTCTGTGTCTTGTCTGATGGTCTCGGCGGACATTATGGTGGCGATGTAGCCTCGAAAGTCGCCGTGCAACATATCCTCGATTGGTTTCGCAAAACCCCGGAATGCAGCGCGCGCGCGGTCAGGGCATCGTTGGAAGCTGGCAATTCCGCCATCATGCTTGAGCAACAGCGCGATACGCGACTTAAGCAGATGCGTGCAACCGCGGTGGTCCTCTCCATCGACACCAGGCGTGATACAGCGATTTGGGGGCATACCGGCGACTCGCGATTATACTGTTTCCGGCAAGGCCGGATCATCGAACAAACGAGCGATCATAGTGTGTTGCAGAGCATGGTCGATGCTGGCTATCTGCAGCCGAAGGAATTGCGTATTTCACCGAATCGCAGCAAATTGCTTGCCGCGCTCGGCAATGAACAGCAATTCGAATTGAATATCAGATCCGCCGAATTTCCATTACTGCATGGTGATATTTTTCTCTTGTGCACGGATGGACTCTGGGAGTATGTGGAAGAGGAAGATATGGAGCGAACGCTGGGCGCCTCAGCTTCCGCAGCAGAATGGTTGAGAGCACTGGAGAGCCAGGTGCTTGCGCGTGGACATGAACGACAGGACAATTACTCGGCAATCGTGGTGTGGTGTAGCGATCCCGATGAAACCATGCGGCTTGATAGCATAAAGAATACGGAGACGATTTTATCTGATGAAACCCCCCTGTAG
- the tagF gene encoding type VI secretion system-associated protein TagF, producing the protein MEEKHDSKSLPVVYKTLSAYMNSNNSTARSGCSGPDDSLIAGWYGKIPCLGDFISRRLPAGFIDTWDSWLQHAMAASRVELGEHWLDSYLTGPIWRFTLMPGVCGDTASIWAGVLMPSVDKVGRYFPLTIALRIDPRPGSMLALFSAQAWYGALERVALATLNINALPDDLDRNLSENPFPLFEPGGQRSNAQELAAWWTGEHTLMALTLPTENALADLFDTAAEDLLTSTSTGKSFWWAVAAEAGTTQLHCFSGLPPENYFTTMLKNNIPARMQRLSES; encoded by the coding sequence ATGGAAGAAAAGCACGATTCGAAGTCATTACCAGTAGTGTACAAAACCCTTTCCGCTTACATGAACTCGAACAATTCCACTGCCCGGAGCGGTTGTAGCGGCCCTGATGACTCGCTTATCGCAGGCTGGTATGGAAAAATCCCATGCCTCGGGGACTTCATCTCACGCCGCCTGCCAGCCGGCTTTATCGATACCTGGGATTCATGGTTGCAGCATGCCATGGCTGCAAGTCGTGTAGAACTGGGTGAGCACTGGCTCGATTCTTATCTCACCGGACCCATATGGCGGTTTACCCTCATGCCTGGGGTTTGTGGCGATACGGCCAGCATATGGGCCGGTGTGCTCATGCCGAGTGTTGATAAAGTGGGGCGTTATTTTCCACTGACGATTGCACTACGGATCGATCCTCGCCCCGGGTCGATGCTAGCCTTGTTTTCCGCGCAAGCGTGGTACGGCGCCCTGGAGCGAGTCGCGCTCGCTACGCTTAATATCAATGCACTGCCCGATGATCTCGACCGCAATCTGTCCGAGAATCCATTTCCCTTATTCGAGCCGGGCGGCCAGCGTAGTAATGCGCAAGAACTCGCGGCCTGGTGGACAGGAGAGCATACCCTTATGGCGCTTACTCTACCGACCGAAAACGCATTGGCTGATCTGTTTGATACCGCCGCAGAAGATCTTCTCACCTCCACGAGCACCGGCAAGAGCTTCTGGTGGGCTGTAGCGGCCGAAGCGGGGACCACGCAATTGCACTGCTTCTCCGGCCTCCCTCCTGAGAATTACTTCACCACCATGCTCAAAAATAATATTCCTGCAAGAATGCAGCGGCTTTCCGAATCATGA